One Brassica oleracea var. oleracea cultivar TO1000 chromosome C7, BOL, whole genome shotgun sequence genomic window carries:
- the LOC106302308 gene encoding AP-1 complex subunit mu-2-like produces the protein MAIPQLLLSDSKAARNVKEGGELMGIDMVMVHEKVSSIELPHLDLIRQSLRRKRRKTWQEVLILLNIEGCVTVWRDYHGDVFAAQAERFFSKLIEKEYALLDEMTDFGYPQYMEARILNEFIKTDVYRMEVTQRPPMAVTSSLLKEIRDTIQ, from the exons ATGGCTATTCCTCAACTGCTTCTGTCTGATTCGAAGGCTG CAAGGAATGTGAAGGAAGGTGGAGAGCTTATGGGAATTGATATGGTCATGGTTCATGAAAAG GTATCGTCAATTGAACTGCCGCATTTAGATCTAATTCGACAATCCTTGAGAAGAAAGAGAAGAAAAACATGGCAGGAGGTGCTGATTCTGCTCAATATCGAAGGCTGTGTTACCGTCTGGCGTGACTACCACGGTGATGTCTTCGCCGCTCAAGCTGAACGCTTCTTCTCCAAGCTCATCGAGAAAGAG TATGCATTACTTGATGAGATGACTGACTTTGGGTACCCTCAGTATATGGAAGCAAGAATCCTCAACGAATTCATCAAGACTGATGTATATAGAATGGAAGTTACACAAAGACCTCCTATGGCTGTCACAAGTTCTCTCTTGAAGGAGATAAGGGATACAATACAATAG